ACATAAATCCAAGCTGTGAAACGGTAGAGTAGGCCAATACTTTTTTGATATCGTTCTGACGAAGTGCATAGAATCCTGCCAAAGCAGCGGTTAAGAATCCGATGAATAAAATTCCTCCCTGAACGGTAGGTGCTAAAGTGAATAAGAAGTTTGATCTTACCACTAAATAGATCCCTGCTGTTACCATTGTAGCTGCGTGGATCAACGCTGATACAGGAGTTGGTCCGGCCATTGCATCCGGTAACCATGTATATAAAGGAACCTGAGCCGATTTACCGGTAGCTCCGATAAATAAACTGGCTGTAATAAAGATAATTACTGTTCCGTCTAATTCAAATTTTGAAGCGTTCTGTGCTACGGTAAGGTAATCTACTGCATTGGTCTGAGAAGCGATCATGAAGATCCCGATCAGTAAGGCAAGGTCACCAATTCTGTTCATGATGAAAGCTTTTCTTGCTGCTTTACCATATTCTTCATTGGTATACCAGAATCCAATTAGTAAATAAGAACAAAGACCAACTCCTTCCCATCCGATGAACAGGATCAGGTAATTGCTTCCCATCACTAAAAGTAGCATAGAGAAGATGAAAAGATTCAAATAAGTAAAAAACTTATAGAAGCCTTTGTCGTGGCTCATATATCCGATAGAATATAAATGGATAAGAGAACCGATACCTGTAATGATCATCACCATCATTAATGAAAGCTGATCAATCTGGAATCCGACATTAATCTGGATCCCGTTTACTGTAAACCACTCAAAAGCTTTTACGATGATAGGCTGACTTTCAGAATCCATGTTCATGAAAATGCTTACAGCGATGCAGAATGATCCGAAAACCATTGCTGTAGCCAGAGAGCCTACCAATATTTTTGGAAGATTTTTCCCGAATAAACCGTTAATAAGAAACCCTAAAAGTGGTAAAAGTACTATTGCATACACTAAATTTTCCATTCCTTATCCTCTTAATTTATTAAATATACTAACATCTACAGAACGGGTATTTCTATACAGCATAGCAATAATTGCCAGACCTACCGCTACTTCAGCGGCGGCTACCACCATAATGAAGAAAACTAAAAGCTGTCCGTCTCCGTTTCCTTTATACGCTGAAAAAGCAGCCAATAAAAGGTTTACAGAATTCAGCATAAGCTCTACACAGCCCAAAATAACAATAGCGTTTTTTCTCAACAATACTCCCAATACTCCCAAACAGAATAATACTGAAGAAAGGATGATAAAATAGTTAAGAGGGACGCTTTGTATAAATGTATTTACTTCTCCCATAATTTTATAAATCTTTTTTACCGATTAATACCGCACCTACAATACCAGCCAAAATAAGGATGGAGGCAAGCTCAAACGGTAAAACATATTCGTTAAACAAAAGTCTCCCCAGATTTTTCGTAAGACCAACGCCTCTGTCTACATTTTCAACAACAATGTGATTGTCCTTAACACCTTTGAATACGCCTAAAACTCCAATTAACAGAAGACCTGCTGTAAAAACTCCGACAAATTTTAAAGTATTGCCCTTCTTACTTTCGTCTTCCTTATTAAGGTTAAGCATCATCAGGATATATAAGAACAATACCATGATCGCTCCGGCATACACTATAATCTGAATGATCGCAAGGAACTGTGCATTCAGAAGAATGTACATCCCGGCAATTGAAAACATCGTAACAATTAATGACAAAATAGCATAGAGAGGATTTCTTGCAAATACAAAATAAACTGCACTAGCCACTGCTAAAAACGCCACCAAGAAAAATAAAAACTGATCCATTATTTTACCGCATTTTTTTGTTTCTCGGATTGTCTTGTCGTAATGTCAATCCTTTCATTTATTTTTTCAACCAATTTATCTTTTCCATAGATGAAAGATCCTCTGTTGGTTTCTACATCTACCAATCTGTCTGTAAGATAGATCGCAGATTTAGGACAAGCCTCTTCACACATCCCGCAGAAAATACATCTCAGCATATTGATTTCGTATACTGATGCATATTTTTCTTCTCTGTAAAGTCCTTTTTCCTCTTTTGTTCTTTCTGCAGCCGTCATGGTAATGGCTTCTGCAGGACAGGCCACAGCACAAAGTCCGCAAGCCGTACATCTTTCTCTGCCTTCTTCGTCTCTTTTCAGAACGTGCTGACCTCTCCAGATGGTAGTTCTCGGTTTCTGTACTTCCGGATATGAATATACTGCGGGAGCACCTTTTATAACGGTTCTTACAGCATGCTTAAACGTAATCCCCATTCCTGTAAAAATGGCAGGAAGGTAGATCTTTTCAGCAAGGGTCATTTCTTTGTTGGAAACAACTTTTGATCTGTTCGTAAGTTTCATTTAATTATGGATGTTAGATGTTAGACATTAGATTTTAGACTAATCTTGCCTGTTATCTTAATTAATTTTAATTTTTAATTTCCAAATGCTAAAATTACAGCTCCTGTAATCAGCAGGTTTACCAATGCCATTGGGATCAGAGTTTTCCATCCTAAGTGCATCAATTGGTCATATCTAAATCTTGGAAGCGTCCATCTGATCCACATAAAGATCAGAATTCCGATTACCGTTTTTGTTAAAAATGCTACGATACTCAAGATTCCTGCAATGTTTTCACCCCAGTGCTGAGTTACCCATTCAATTCCCGGATAGTTGTACCCACCAAAGAAAAGAACGACCATGAAAGCATTGGAGATAAACATGTTTACATATTCACCGAACATGTATAAACCTAATTTCATGGATGAATATTCTGTAGAATATCCTGTTACCAGTTCAGATTCACATTCAGGTAAATCGAAAGGATGTCTGTTGGTTTCTGCCAAAGCAGCAACAAAGAATACCAGGAAAGCAATCGGCTGGTAGAAAATATTCCAGTTCAGTCCGGAAACCCATGGAATAACTCCCCAAAGCTTTCCTGTAGTCTGGCTTTCTGTAATTTCTTTTAAATCTAAACTTCCCGTCATCATGATGATAGAAAGTAAAGCCAATCCCATCGCCAATTCGTAAGAGATCATCTGGGAAGAAGCACGGATAGCTCCTAATAATGAATATTTGTTATTGGAAGCCCAACCTCCGATCATAATTCCGTATACACCGATTGAAGCCATTCCGATGATGAAAAGTACTCCAACATCAATATTTGCTACTTGTAAATCATAAGAAACTCCACCGAAATTCAAAGTTTTACCCCAAGGAATAACTGCTCCCGTGATCAATGAAATAAACATGACCAAAGCCGGCCCTAATACGAAAAGAAACTTTTCAGCATTGGCAGGGGTAAAATCTTCCTTAAAGAAAAACTTTCCACCATCGGCCAGTGGCTGCAGCAATCCGAAAGGTCCAGCTCTGTTGGGACCAATTCTATCCTGCATGATAGAGGCAACTTTTCTTTCTGCCCAGGTAGAGTAGGCGGCTATCGTAAGAGACAGCAGGAAAAGTGCCAGTACAAGTATAAGTTTAAATGTTAGTAAATCCATTCTGAATTTTAGATTTTAGATTTTAGATTATAGATTGTGAATTTAAAATCTATAATTTAAAATTTATAATTTGTTATAATTTTTCGTCTTTTTCACTGATTTCTTTGGCCATAGGATTGTCTAATACTCTTAGCTCATCCTTAGGTTTTTCGTAGTGGTTCAATGAAATTACCGAATGTCTGTCGATATGTCTAGGACCTTCAATATTCCAGTCAGAAAGTTCTTTTCTTTCAAAACGGCAGGTATCGCAGATGAATTCTTCCACTTCACCCCACTGGTCTTTTCTGGCAGTAACTCTTACAATTTCGTCACCTTTCATCCAAACTACGGCTTTTCCTGAACATTTATCACATTTACAAGAAGCATTCATTGGTTTTGTGAACCAAACTCTGCTTGCGAAACGGGAAGTTCTGTCTGTTAATGCTCCAACCGGGCAAACATCAATAATGTTTCCGATGAAGTCATTATCCAAAGCTTTATTTAAATAGGTAGAAATTTCAGCGTGATCTCCTCTGAAAAGAATTCCGTGTTCTCTTTCACCTGTTAACTGGTTTGCTGCCAATACACATCTTGCACAAAGGATACAACGGTTCATATTCAGCTTGATATTAGGACCAAGATCGTCTGCTTCGTAAGTGTTTCTTTCAAATTCAGTTCTGGTTTCAAGGTTTCCGTGTTCATACCCAAGATCCTGAAGGTGGCATTCACCAGCCTGGTCACAAATAGGACAGTCCAGAGGGTGGTTTACCAATAGGAATTCGGTAACGGCTTTTCTGCCTTCCTGAGCTTTTTCGGAAGAAAGATTCTTCACCTCCATACCGTCCATCACGTTAGTTCTGCAACTCGCAACTAATTTTGGCATAGGGCGCGGATCTGCTTCGGATCCTTTTGAAACTTCAACCAAGCAAGTTCTACATCTCCCTCCACTGGTTTCCAATTTGCTGTAATAGCACATTGCAGGAGGTACAGATTTTCCACCGATTTGTCTGGCAGCTTCCAAAATAGAAGTCCCAGGCAAGACTTCAGTGGTCTGTCCGTCTATAGTTATTTTGAATTTTTTAACCTCTTCGCTCATATTCTATGCTTTCGCTTATGCTTTTAAGGCGTTAAGCTATATTTTAATTATACTTCTTCGTGTTAAATGTATATCCCACTCCTGCAAGGACTTGTCCGAAAACAAAATCCTGACGGGCTTTATCCGGCTTGTTATTTAATGTGGTTTTAATATCCCACATATTGATATATCCTGCTTTTGCCTCTGCTCTGATCATCCAGTTTTTCCAGAAAACCAGGTTAAGGCTGGATCTAAGATCGGTTCCCATTCCAGCAACGTGGAAACGGTCGCTTCTTTCATTCCCGAAAAGTTTGATATTACTTTTAGGAAACATTACTCCGATTCCCGCTCCATAAGACCATACTAAATCTATATTTTTCCTATGAATAAGGTTTTTATATTTCTCAAGACCTAAATTCTCATAATTAAGTCCGTCTGTATGCTCGAAAGTAAGGAACTCGGTGTCTGCTAAATTAACCTGTCCGTTATGAACCATCGCTGCATATTTAGGATCTGAAATTGTTCCTGAAAAATCAACCGTCTGGTCCTGTTTCATCACATATTTCATATGATCTATTCCTAAAACCAAGGCTAAATTATCTTTTATAAAATATCCTATTCTGAAATTGTACTGCGTTACGGTAAACCAGCTTGGATCGATATAAACGATTCCGAACTTCGTAGGTTTATCTCTGGCCTGTACATTATTCAACTGAAAATCATATCCGTTTCCGGTAAAATGAATGTCAGAATTGCTGAAAGCTCCTCTGTTCCATCCGTAAAAAACGAAGACCTGACCTTTTTTACTTAATGGTAATGGTTTTTCTTTCTTTTCAGCTTTGTATGGAGTGACCTCCAGTTTATATTCTTTATTTAATGTATCTTTTTTTACTTGCCCAAAAGCAATAAACCCCGACATCATTAAGCCGACAACCAATAACTTCTTCATTATTTTTTTAGCTAAGCATTTTTTTCAACAGCAGGAATTGGATCTGCATAATGTGCCAATCCATAATTTTGTGTCTGAGATAATTCAGGATTTTTTACATGCCATTCGAACTCGTCTCTAAAGTGACGGATTGCTGCTGCAACGGGCCACGCCGCTGCATCTCCTAATGGACAGATGGTATTTCCTTCAATTTTTCTCTGTATATCCCAAAGAAGGTCGATGTCTTCCATTTTTCCTTCCCCTTTTTCTATCTTCTTCAGGATTTTGTACATCCATCCCGTTCCTTCACGGCAAGGTGTACACTGTCCACAACTCTCGTGATGATAAAATCTCGCTAAAGTCATAGTATGTTCCACGATACACTGGTCTTCATCTAAAACGATAAAACCTCCTGAGCCCATCATCGTTCCGGTAGCAAAACCACCATCAGCTAATGATTCATAGTTCATGTATCTTGGCTCTCCGTTTACAGTTCTCAATAATAAATTAGCAGGAACAATCGGAACAGAGCTTCCTCCCGGAATACAAGCTTTTAATTTTTTTCCGTCTTTAATTCCACCACAATATTCATCAGAGTAAATGAATTCTTCAACCGTAATGGTCATATCGATTTCATACACTCCTGGTTTGTTGATGTTTCCACAGGCAGAAATTAATTTTGTACCTGTAGATCTTCCTACTCCGATTTTAGCGTATTCAGCTCCTGTAATATCAATAATTGGAACGATGGCTGCGATAGATTCCACGTTATTTACCACTGTTGGCCTTTCCCAAAGTCCTTTTACAGCCGGGAATGGTGGTTTTAATCTTGGGTTTCCTCTTTTACCTTCAAGGGATTCAAGCAATGCGGTTTCTTCACCACAAATATAGGCTCCACCACCTCTCTGAACGTAAATTTCACAGTCGAAGCCCGTTCCCATGATATTTTTGCCTAAAAATCCTGCTGCTTTGGCTTCTTCAATCGCTTCTTCTAAAATATCAGGAATCCATGAATATTCTCCACGGATGTAGATATAGGAAACATTTGAACCTAAGCAGAAAGATGAGATCAGCATTCCTTCGATCAGTAAATGAGGAAGAAATTCCATCAGATATCTGTCCTTGAAAGTTCCCGGCTCAGATTCATCAGCATTTACGACAAGGTGTCTTGGCACGCCTTCCGGTTTTGCCAGAAAGCTCCATTTCATTCCTGTCGGGAATCCTGCTCCACCACGTCCACGAAGTCCTGAAGCTTTTACTTCTTCAAGAATTTCGTCAGGGGTCATTTTCAAGGCTTTTTCAGCTGCGGTGTAACCTCCCTGTTTACGGTAGGTTTCAAAGTAACGAATGCCTTCTATATGTGCGTCTTTAAGTAAAAGTTTTTTACTCATGTTATTTTCTTGTTGCAATTGGCTTTTGGCTTTTTGCATTTATTATTAAAACTTAAGTTGACTTAAAATCTAAAATGTAAAATTTTAAATTTTTATTAATCTACAGCAACCTGTCCTTGTCTGCAAAGATCAAGGATTTCGTCTACTTTTTCTATCGTTAAATTTTCGTGAAAGAATTTTCCAAGCTGCAGCATGGGTGCGTATCCGCAAGCTCCAAGACATTCGGCAGGCTTTAGGGTAAACATTCCGTCTTCGGTAGTTTCCCCGTCTTTAATGTTCAGTTTAGTTCTGATATGGTCAAGGATCTTCTCGCTTCCGCAAACCATACAAGGCCCGGTTCTGCATACTTCCAAAACATATTTACCAACCGGCTTCATATTGAACATGGTATAAAAAGTGGCTACTTCATATACTTCAATTGGCTTAATACTTAATAATTCAGCAACATAATCCATCACAGGAACGTCTAACCATCCTCCGAATTCTTTCTGTGCCAAGTGGAGTACAGGAAGAAGGGCAGACTTTTGTCTTCCCTCAGGATATCTTGCGATAATTTTGTGTACCTGTGCTAAACTTTCCGGTTTAAAAGCTATTGTTTCGCTCATATTTAAAGATTTTAGATTTTAGATTCTAGATTTTAGATGAAAAATCATAGTCTAAAAATCTTATCATTTTTTTTATTTATATTGAACACTTATTTTAGATTAATTTAAAATCTATAATCTAAAATTTATAATTTCAATTATGCGTCTAATTCTCCCGCAATAATATTCATACTACACATCGTAACGATCGCGTCTGAAATTACAGAACCTGTGATCATTTCAGGGTATGCCTGATAGTAGATGAAGCATGGTCTTCTGAAGTGAAGTCTGTAAGGGCTTCTTCCACCGTCACTCACCAGATAGAATCCTAATTCTCCGTTTCCTCCTTCTACAGCGTGGTATACTTCTCCTTTAGGTACCTCTGTTTCTCCCATTACAATTTTGAAATGGTAGATCAGCGCTTCCATCTTCTTGTAAACATCTGCCTTTTCAGGAAGATAGAAATCAGGAACATCCGCATGGAATGGACCTTCCGGAAGATTGTCGTATGCCTGGTTGATAATTTTAAGAGATTCCCAGATTTCCTGCTGACGGACCATGAAACGGTCGTAAGTGTCACCTGCAGTTCCTACCGGAATAATGAAATCGAAATCTTCGTAAGAAGAATAAGGCTGTGCCACTCTCACATCATAATCTACTCCTGACGCACGTAGATTCGGACCTGTAAAACCATAGCTTAATGCTCTCTCTGCAGAAATAGCTCCTGCTCCGATGGTTCTGTCCATAAAGATTCTGTTTCTTTCCAGTAAAGTACCGAATTCTTTAAATCTGGCAGGGAAAGTTTTTAAGAAGTCTTTTAATAACTCATGGAATTTCGGAGTGAAATCTCTTTCAAATCCTCCGATTCTTCCCATATTCGTTGTCATTCTTGCTCCACAGATTTGCTCGTACATGTCGTAAATACGTTCTCTTTCGATGAACATATAGGTAAGACCTGTAATAGCTCCTGCATCCATTCCGGTTACCCCGTTACAGATCAGGTGGTCACCGATTCTGGCTAATTCCATCAAAATAACACGCATATAATCAACACGTTTTGGAACTTTAATACCAATCAGTTTTTCAACCGTCATGTGCCAACCAAGGTTATTGATAGGTGCAGAACAGTAATTCATACGGTCAGTAAGGGTAGTGATCTGAGAATAATTCCTTCTTTCAGAAATTTTTTCAAATGCTCTGTGAATATATCCTACGGTTTGCTCTGCGTGAAGGATTCTTTCTCCATCCATCGTTAAGATATTCTGGAAGATCCCGTGGGTAGCAGGGTGAGTAGGTCCTAAATTGAGGGTATACAACTGTCCGTCAATCTGCTCCTTACTTTCGTATTGGTTAAGTATATTAGATAATGAGTTATCTTTCATAATATATAATTGATAATCGATAAGCGATAATTGATCATGAACCAATCATCATTAATCATTTATATTCTTTTTATCTTCCGAACATATTATCGTCCTTATCTGTTCTGGTACCATCTTCAAGACGATATTCTTTCAGCATAGGATGGTATCCCAGATCTTCCATATTCAGGATAGGTCTCAGATCAGGATGTCCTTTAAATTTAATTCCGTAGAAATCATAGGTCTCTCTTTCCATCCAGTTGGCTCCGGCATATAATTCCACAAGGGAATCAACTTCGATATTTTCTCTGGACATAAAGATTTTTAGACGCAATCTGAAATTGGCCATCATATTGTGCAGGTGATATATTACACCTATTTCCTTATCCGGAAACTCAGGGTAATGAATCCCGCAGATATCGGTAAGGAAATTGAATTCCAAAGATGAATCTTTCAAATAGTGAATGATTTTTTTGATATCATCTTTCTTCACTTCAATTGTCAGCATTCCATAAGGTTCTGAACTTGAAATGACAGATTCCGGAAATTCTCTTGTGATGGCTTCTAATACAAATTCGTTTGTCATTTCCCTTAGTTGCTTATATTGTAAGAATCTAGTAATTTCTGGTATTCAGGCATATCTCTTCTTCTGATGCTTTCGCTTTCTGAAAGAGCCTGAACCTGCATTACGCCTTCAATGATCTGCTCCGGTCTTGGAGGACATCCGGGAACATACACGTCCACCGGAATAATTTTATCAATTCCCTGTAAAACAGAGTACGTGTCAAAAATACCACCGCTGGAAGCACAGGCTCCAACAGCAACCACCCATTTTGGCTCTGCCATCTGAGTGTAAACTTCTTTTAGGACAGGTCCTAATTTTTTAGATATCGTTCCGCAAACCATCAACATATCTGCCTGTCTTGGTGAGAAAGAATTTCTTTCCATACCAAATCTTGAAGCGTCATATGTAGGGTTCAGGGTCGCCATAAACTCGATACCACAACAAGAGGTTGCAAATGGTAACGGCCAAAGTGAAAACTTTCTGGCCATCCCGATTACACTGCTCAGTTTCGTTGCGAAAAAACCTTCTCCTTCAAATCCCTCGGGAGCTGGTGCATCTGTTCTTATTACTGGTTTGTTATCTGACATTTGATTGATTTAAGATTTTAATTTAGATTCTAAATTGGTGTTAATGTTAACTTAACTCTAATTTTCTTGATCTAAAATTGTCATTTAAAATTTCTATTCTTTATTTATCCCAATCTAATGCGCCACGCTTCCAAACATAGAAAAACGCCATGAAAAAGATTGCGACAAACATAAGTACGGCCAGGAATCCTTCTACTCCGAATTCTCTGAAATTAACCGCATATGGGTAAAAAAATACGATTTCAATATCGAATAGTACGAACAATACCGCAGTCAGGAAGTATTTAATAGAAAACGGTGTTCTCGCATTTCCTTCTACTGGAACTCCACATTCCCAGCTTTGGTTCTTTACAGAATTTCCTTTTTTCTGTTTTGGCCCTAAAAAATGTGCTCCAAGCAGAGAAACCGCTACGAATGCTATCGCAACACCTGCCTGTAATAGGATTGGAATATAACTTTCAGGTAAATTCATTTTTGCATTATTATCTCAATTTGCAAATTTAGCGAATAAACAAGAAAGCATGAAATTAATAAGCTTAAAAGTGGGATGAAAATAGGGAAAAGTGGTAATTTAGAATGAATAAAAATAGTCCTTATTTCTTCATTTTTTTAAGGAGAGCGTAGGCCATGAAGGCAATATATCCAAAAAGAACACTAGCTAAGATTATGTTAACTGCTGTATTTGTCCTGTCATCTTCCATCTGGAAAAAGAAGTTATAAGCAATAAATGCTGTAATCAGAACAGCGAAAACTATAAGATGTGGTTTCATGAGTTGTTGGATACATGTTACGGATTGAAAATTTCGGGGTAGGAATTCGAGGTGTAAAGTATGAGTTATTAGTTTCCGGTTTAAAATAAGTCACTAATAACTCATCATTTTATCAATGATCATTGATCATTAACGAATAGGTTCTTCTTCTTTTGTGATTTACCGGATTGTAGTCCTGCCACAGAACCTGAACACTTTTATTTTCTTCCAGTTCAGGATTGGTTTCGGCGAAATCAATTCCCATGCTGGTAAAACGTACAAAGATTTCTTTAAATATGATGGCTGTTACACCACGTCTCTGATATTCAGGATGAATGCCGATCAGGTAAAAATTCGCACGGTCATTTTTCTTTCCTGCCTGTAAAAAGTGCCACCATCCGAAAGGAAAAAGTTTTCCTTTTGATTTTTGTAAAGCCTTTGAATAGGAAGGCATTGTGATGGCAAAGGAAACCAGTTCGTTATTTTCGTCTACTACACAGATCACATAATTTTTGTCTATAAAAGGAAAGTATTTTTCTCTGTAGGTCTGGATCTGTTCGTCTGAAATAGGAGTGTAGGTAGAAAGATGTTTATAGGTTTCATCAAGCAGCTTAAACATAGGTTCTACAAATGGAAGGATCTCCTGTTTAGATTTGAAATTGAGAACTTTAAGCTTGTATTTCTGGGCAATCAGTCCGCTAAACTTTTCCACTTTTTCAGGTAAAATTTTTGGAAAATTCATTTCATATTCTACCCATTCTTTTTCCTTAGTGAGTCCAAGTTCTTCCAGATGTTTAGGATAATATTCATGATTGTAGATTCCGATCATCGTTGCCAGCTTATCAAAGCCCATTGTTAGCATTCCTGCTTTATCAAGATTAGTAAAGCCCATTGGTCCTTCAATCTTATCTATTTTATGTTCTTTGGCGTAATCTATTACTTTTTGGATGAGTGCTTTTGAAACTGCCTTATCATCAATGAAATCAATCCATCCAAATCGTACTTTTCTGATGCCCAGTTCTTGTTCTTCTTTATGATTGATGATCACGGCGATCCTTCCCACCACTTTATTGTCTTTTAAAGCCAGAAACTGTTTGGATTCTGAATAATTTAAGGCCGGATTTTCTTTGGCATCCCAAATTTTGAATTCATCTTTTATAAAAGAAGGAACGTAATAAGGATTGTTTTTATAGAGATCCATCGGAAACCTTACGAATTGTTTTAATTCGTTTGCGTTTTTCACTTCAATAACGGAAACGTCTGACATATTTAAAGGGTAATTAGAGAACAAATATAAATAATAAAATGTAATACTTTGGCACAGTTTTTACATCAATATGGGTAAATTCAAACACAAAAATCTAAATACAATGATGGGTTATTATATCATTATCGGTATCTCGATGCTCGTCAGCTGGTGGGTTTCGTCCAAGCTGAAATCGAAATTCGAATACTACTCCAATGTACATCTCAGAAACGGACTTTCGGGAAAGGAAGTTGCAGAAAAAATGCTGAGAGACAACGGGATCAATGATGTACAGGTTATTTCAGTTCCGGGACAGTTGACAGACCATTACAATCCGGCAGACAAAACAGTTAATCTTTCTGAAGGAGTTTATATGCAGAGAAATGCGGCAGCGGCAGCAGTAGC
The Chryseobacterium sp. W4I1 DNA segment above includes these coding regions:
- a CDS encoding GNAT family N-acetyltransferase, coding for MSDVSVIEVKNANELKQFVRFPMDLYKNNPYYVPSFIKDEFKIWDAKENPALNYSESKQFLALKDNKVVGRIAVIINHKEEQELGIRKVRFGWIDFIDDKAVSKALIQKVIDYAKEHKIDKIEGPMGFTNLDKAGMLTMGFDKLATMIGIYNHEYYPKHLEELGLTKEKEWVEYEMNFPKILPEKVEKFSGLIAQKYKLKVLNFKSKQEILPFVEPMFKLLDETYKHLSTYTPISDEQIQTYREKYFPFIDKNYVICVVDENNELVSFAITMPSYSKALQKSKGKLFPFGWWHFLQAGKKNDRANFYLIGIHPEYQRRGVTAIIFKEIFVRFTSMGIDFAETNPELEENKSVQVLWQDYNPVNHKRRRTYSLMINDH